One genomic window of Solanum dulcamara chromosome 10, daSolDulc1.2, whole genome shotgun sequence includes the following:
- the LOC129871450 gene encoding uncharacterized protein LOC129871450, translating to MKLSKSILSPSHARHDPPLTLPTSLSRRLKANGSIKGGQSPATFPNTTGKKRGSGFDNPEPSSPKVTCIGQVKMKTKKKVRQTRNLSNRRSDISFRKLEEERGYLIQNQRSSSVHLQTQDQCAAVVHRNQRWVHLPLTIYEALREFSCLFPCRSSCFSTNEKGNKENKVNGSREVGDNNNGQRNCGDVVARWLVALQDGETEENTREIELMVTNNGKEEEENEEKMEEMQSRMRSSRRHVFEGIEFKDHIESVEMKEEKARVSICIPPKNALLLMRCRSDPMKMTDITNRFWESPTRKETNEEVDTGVEELVDTENIECKVETSVSVDLVENEENPEAVVEIMEMETESSQDEEKLKCDESTPETEGRDGEESEIKALVAAAEVNSIEQVPESIVDQTNEEISIQSFSSFSENEEHAILEEDEEDERFKSIIKKVIEETLLLEHIDREDVKQTHHNEEAKFDAAFSDPEKNKIEKEEQNESILPDCLLLMMCEPKLSMEVSKETWVCSTTELKQAKTVKKKKEIPEDPKRRRSIDKSKQHLLQPPRSSCSFPATGVPPAMSSMATMIEQKLVNAVAYEPFVLTRCKSEPMRSAATATAVKLAPETCFWKNMKIEPHRRATFGFGAAGVGF from the coding sequence ATGAAGCTTTCCAAATCCATTCTTAGTCCTAGCCATGCCCGTCATGACCCACCACTTACCCTTCCCACTTCACTCAGCCGGAGGCTTAAAGCAAATGGCAGCATTAAAGGCGGACAATCTCCGGCTACCTTTCCTAACACCACCGGAAAGAAACGCGGGTCGGGTTTTGATAACCCGGAACCTTCATCTCCTAAGGTAACTTGTATTGGTCAGGTGAAAATGAAGACGAAGAAGAAAGTTAGGCAAACACGGAATTTGTCTAATAGAAGGAGTGATATAAGTTTCAGGAAATTAGAAGAAGAAAGGGGATATTTGATTCAGAATCAAAGGAGTTCTAGTGTGCATTTACAGACACAAGATCAATGTGCGGCTGTGGTGCATAGAAATCAGAGATGGGTACATTTGCCATTGACGATATATGAAGCTTTGAGGGAATTTAGCTGTTTGTTTCCATGTCGTTCGTCGTGTTTCTCAACGAATGAGAAAGGAAACAAAGAGAATAAAGTTAACGGATCTAGAGAAGTTGGTGACAATAATAATGGACAGAGGAATTGTGGGGATGTTGTTGCTAGATGGTTAGTTGCACTGCAAGATGGTGAAACAGAAGAAAACACGAGAGAGATTGAATTGATGGTCACTAACAATgggaaggaagaagaagagaatgagGAGAAAATGGAGGAAATGCAAAGTAGAATGAGAAGTTCAAGAAGGCATGTGTTTGAAGGTATTGAGTTTAAGGATCATATTGAGAGTGTTGAAATGAAGGAAGAGAAAGCTAGAGTTAGCATTTGCATTCCTCCTAAGAATGCTTTACTTCTAATGAGATGTCGATCTGATCCTATGAAAATGACGGATATTACTAATCGATTCTGGGAATCACCTACTCGGAAAGAAACTAATGAAGAAGTTGATACGGGTGTGGAAGAACTAGTAGATACAGAAAACATTGAATGCAAAGTAGAAACTAGTGTTTCTGTAGATCTTGTGGAAAATGAAGAGAACCCAGAAGCAGTAGTAGAGATCATGGAAATGGAAACAGAAAGTAGTCAGGatgaagaaaagttgaaatgcgaTGAATCAACGCCAGAAACAGAGGGACGAGATGGAGAAGAGAGTGAAATAAAGGCACTTGTAGCAGCAGCAGAAGTAAACTCCATTGAACAAGTACCTGAATCAATTGTAGATCAAACAAATGAAGAAATCAGCATTCAGAGCTTTTCATCTTtttcagaaaatgaagaacatGCTATATTggaagaagacgaagaagatGAGAGATTCAAATCAATTATTAAGAAGGTAATCGAAGAAACACTCTTGTTGGAACACATTGATAGAGAAGATGTAAAACAAACCCATCATAACGAAGAAGCAAAATTTGATGCAGCATTTTCAGACCCAGAAAAGAATAAAATCGAAAAAGAAGAACAGAACGAATCGATTTTGCCAGATTGCTTGCTACTAATGATGTGCGAACCCAAACTATCCATGGAGGTTTCCAAAGAAACATGGGTATGCAGCACCACTGAACTGAAACAAGCTAAAAcagtgaagaagaaaaaagaaatccCCGAGGATCCAAAGAGAAGACGCAGCATTGACAAGAGTAAACAACACCTCCTACAACCACCAAGGTCATCGTGTTCTTTCCCGGCGACCGGTGTTCCGCCAGCGATGTCGTCCATGGCGACGATGATAGAGCAGAAACTGGTTAATGCAGTGGCTTACGAGCCGTTCGTGTTGACGAGGTGCAAATCGGAGCCGATGAGGTCGGCGGCAACGGCGACGGCGGTTAAGCTTGCGCCGGAGACTTGTTTCTGGAAAAATATGAAGATTGAGCCGCATCGACGGGCTACATTTGGGTTCGGGGCGGCTGGAGTCGGGTTTTGA
- the LOC129871021 gene encoding uncharacterized protein LOC129871021: MMRFLSRSRRIEIVTGNGGISKLGFGKRGIVTSCRAVLLPRFGGPEVLEFRDNVSVPDLKPNQVLVRARAVSINPLDTRMRSGYGRSIFEPLLPLILGRDISGEVAAVGNSVKSLAVGQEVFGALHPTAVRGTYTDYAILAEDELAPKPGSLSHVEASAIPFASLTAWRALKSTARIREGHRVLVIGGGGAVGFSAIQLAVAAGCHVSTTCGGESISRILAAGAEQAVDYTAEDAEIALKGHFDAVLDTIGVPDTERMGISLLKRGGHYMTLQGEAASVTDRYGLAIGLPMATAILLKKQIQYRYSHGIEYWWNYMRADSEGLHEIRRLSEAGKLQVPVDKTFPISQVREAHKAKDRRQIPGKVVLEID; the protein is encoded by the exons aTGATGCGATTCCTATCGCGGAGCAGGAGGATTGAGATTGTTACTGGAAATGGAGGAATTTCTAAGTTAGGTTTTGGCAAAAGAGGTATTGTTACGAGCTGTAGAGCTGTGTTATTGCCGAGATTTGGTGGACCGGAGGTGCTTGAGTTTCGTGACAATGTATCTGTTCCTGATCTAAAACCTAATCAAGTGCTTGTTCGTGCTCGTGCTGTTTCTATCAATCCACTTGATACCAGA ATGCGATCAGGATATGGACGTTCAATTTTTGAACCACTTCTACCATTGATTTTGGGCCGAGATATAAGTGGTGAAGTTGCCGCCGTTGGAAATTCTGTTAAGTCACTTGCAGTTGGGCAGGAGGTATTTGGTGCTCTGCATCCAACCGCTGTGAGGGGTACTTATACTGACTATGCTATTCTTGCGGAGGATGAACTTGCTCCAAAGCCGGGATCACTTTCACATGTG GAAGCCAGTGCTATCCCTTTTGCTTCCCTAACTGCTTGGCGTGCGCTAAAAAGTACTGCCAGAATAAGAGAGGG GCATAGGGTATTGGTCATAGGTGGAGGAGGAGCAGTAGGTTTCTCTGCAATTCAGCTTGCAGTGGCTGCAGGCTGCCATGTTTCTACTACGTGTGGAGGAGAGAGTATAAGTCGCATTTTAGCAGCCGGTGCTGAGCAGGCTGTTGACTATACCGCTGAG GATGCTGAAATAGCACTTAAGGGGCATTTTGATGCTGTCTTAGATACAATTGGTGTGCCAGATACGGAGAGAATGGGTATTAGTCTTTTAAAGAGAGGTGGACACTACATGACGTTACAG GGGGAGGCTGCATCGGTGACTGATAGGTACGGACTAGCTATTGGTCTTCCTATGGCAACAGCCATCTTGCTGAAGAAGCAAATCCAATATCGATATTCTCATGGAATAG AATATTGGTGGAATTATATGAGGGCTGATTCTGAGGGTTTACATGAGATACGCCGGTTATCTGAGGCTGGGAAGCTTCAAGTCCCAGTTGATAAAACTTTCCCAATTTCACAGGTGAGAGAGGCTCACAAGGCCAAGGATAGACGACAAATTCCTGGAAAAGTGGTGCTGGAAATTGACTGA